A window from Saccharomyces cerevisiae S288C chromosome XIII, complete sequence encodes these proteins:
- the MGR3 gene encoding Mgr3p (Subunit of the mitochondrial (mt) i-AAA protease supercomplex; i-AAA degrades misfolded mitochondrial proteins; forms a subcomplex with Mgr1p that binds to substrates to facilitate proteolysis; required for growth of cells lacking mtDNA) — MLLQGMRLSQRLHKRHLFASKILTWTTNPAHIRHLHDIRPPASNFNTQESAPIPESPANSPTRPQMAPKPNLKKKNRSLMYSIIGVSIVGLYFWFKSNSRKQKLPLSAQKVWKEAIWQESDKMDFNYKEALRRYIEALDECDRSHVDLLSDDYTRIELKIAEMYEKLNMLEEAQNLYQELLSRFFEALNVPGKVDESERGEVLRKDLRILIKSLEINKDIESGKRKLLQHLLLAQEEILSKSPELKEFFENRKKKLSMVKDINRDPNDDFKTFVSEENIKFDEQGYMILDLEKNSSAWEPFKEEFFTARDLYTAYCLSSKDIAAALSCKITSVEWMVMADMPPGQILLSQANLGSLFYLQAEKLEADLNQLEQKKSKESNQELDMGTYIKAVRFVRKNRDLCLERAQKCYDSVIAFAKRNRKIRFHVKDQLDPSIAQSIALSTYGMGVLSLHEGVLAKAEKLFKDSITMAKETEFNELLAEAEKELEKTTVLKAAKKEGLN; from the coding sequence ATGCTTTTACAAGGAATGCGTTTATCGCAAAGGTTACATAAGAGACATCTATTTGCTTCCAAGATTTTAACGTGGACTACGAACCCTGCTCATATACGCCACCTACATGATATAAGGCCGCCTGCATCAAACTTCAATACGCAAGAATCGGCCCCCATACCGGAGTCTCCAGCAAACTCACCAACTCGACCACAGATGGCACCTAAAcccaatttgaaaaaaaaaaatcgtaGTTTAATGTATTCTATTATTGGGGTTTCCATAGTAGGTTTATATTTTTGGTTTAAAAGTAACTCCaggaaacaaaaactaCCTCTTTCGGCGCAAAAAGTCTGGAAGGAAGCCATATGGCAAGAAAGTGATAAAATGGATTTTAATTACAAAGAAGCGTTAAGGCGGTATATTGAGGCGTTGGATGAATGCGATCGCTCTCATGTCGATTTATTGTCAGATGATTATACCAGAATAGAGCTGAAAATTGCTGAAATGTATGAAAAGCTCAATATGCTTGAAGAAGCCCAAAATTTGTACCAAGAATTATTAAGTCGGTTTTTCGAAGCGCTGAATGTTCCTGGCAAAGTTGATGAGAGTGAAAGAGGCGAGGTTTTAAGAAAAGACTTGAGAATCTTGATTAAATCGTTAGAAATCAATAAGGACATAGAAAGTGGCAAGAGAAAATTGCTACAACATTTACTTTTAGCTCAAGAGGAAATTTTAAGCAAATCGCCAGAGTTgaaggaattttttgaaaacagaaaaaagaagctcTCGATGGTAAAAGACATCAATAGAGACCCTAATGATGATTTTAAAACATTTGTTAGTGAGGAAAATATTAAGTTTGATGAGCAAGGCTATATGATTTTGGATCTGGAAAAGAATAGCAGCGCTTGGGAACCCTTTaaggaagaattttttactGCGAGAGATTTATATACAGCTTATTGTCTGTCATCAAAAGACATAGCTGCAGCTCTAAGTTGCAAGATAACTAGTGTGGAATGGATGGTTATGGCAGACATGCCACCAGGACAGATATTGCTATCACAGGCAAATTTGGGGTCATTGTTCTATCTTCAAGCAGAAAAGCTAGAAGCTGACTTAAATCAATTAgagcaaaagaaaagtaaagaGTCCAACCAAGAGTTAGATATGGGAACATACATAAAAGCCGTTAGATTCGTACGCAAAAATCGTGACTTATGTCTGGAAAGAGCACAAAAATGTTACGACAGCGTTATTGCGTTTGCCAaaagaaacagaaaaattagGTTTCATGTGAAGGATCAACTGGATCCTTCAATTGCACAGTCAATTGCTCTATCTACCTATGGAATGGGGGTTTTAAGCCTTCATGAAGGTGTTTTGGCTAAAGCTGAAAAACTATTCAAAGATTCGATCACTATGGCCAAGGAGACTGAATTTAATGAACTCCTTGCAGAAGCTGAAAAGGAACTAGAAAAGACGACAGTCTTGAAAGCGGCCAAAAAAGAGGGTTTAAACTAA
- the ASC1 gene encoding 40S ribosomal protein RACK1 ASC1 (G-protein beta subunit and guanine dissociation inhibitor for Gpa2p; ortholog of RACK1 that inhibits translation; core component of the small (40S) ribosomal subunit; required to prevent frameshifting at ribosomes stalled at repeated CGA codons; regulates P-body formation induced by replication stress; represses Gcn4p in the absence of amino acid starvation; controls phosphorylation of multiple proteins): protein MASNEVLVLRGTLEGHNGWVTSLATSAGQPNLLLSASRDKTLISWKLTGDDQKFGVPVRSFKGHSHIVQDCTLTADGAYALSASWDKTLRLWDVATGETYQRFVGHKSDVMSVDIDKKASMIISGSRDKTIKVWTIKGQCLATLLGHNDWVSQVRVVPNEKADDDSVTIISAGNDKMVKAWNLNQFQIEADFIGHNSNINTLTASPDGTLIASAGKDGEIMLWNLAAKKAMYTLSAQDEVFSLAFSPNRYWLAAATATGIKVFSLDPQYLVDDLRPEFAGYSKAAEPHAVSLAWSADGQTLFAGYTDNVIRVWQVMTAN from the exons atgGCATCTAACGAAGTTTTAGTTTTGAGAGGTACCTTGGAAGGTCACAACGGTTGGGTCACATCTTTGGCTACTTCTGCTGGTCAACCAAACCTATTGTTGTCCGCTTCCCGTGATAAGACTTTGATCTCCTGGAAGTTGACTGGTGACGACCAAAAGTTTGGTGTCCCAGTTAGATCTTTCAAGGGTCACAGTCACATTGTCCAAGACTGTACTTTGACTGCTGACGGTGCTTACGCTTTGTCTGCTTCTTGGGACAAGACCTTGAGATTATGGGATGTTGCCACCGGTGAAACCTACCAAAGATTCGTCGGTCACAAGTCCGATGTTATGTCCGTTGACATTGACAAGAAGGCTTCCATGATTATCTCTGGTTCCCGTGACAAGACCATCAAGGTCTGGACCATCAAAGGTCAATGTTTGGCCACTTTGTTGGGTCACAATGACTGGGTTTCCCAAGTCAGAGTTGTTCCAAACGAAAAAGCTGATGATGACTCTGTCACCATCATTTCTGCCGGTAACGACAAAATGGTTAAG GCTTGGAACTTAAACCAATTCCAAATTGAAGCTGACTTCATCGGTCACAACTCCAACATCAACACTTTGACTGCTTCCCCAGACGGAACTTTGATTGCTTCCGCTGGTAAGGACGGTGAAATTATGTTGTGGAACTTGGCTGCTAAGAAGGCTATGTACACTTTGTCTGCCCAAGATGAAGTTTTCTCTTTGGCTTTCTCTCCAAACAGATACTGGTTGGCTGCTGCCACTGCTACCGGTATTAAGGTCTTTTCTTTGGACCCACAATACTTGGTCGATGACTTGAGACCAGAATTTGCTGGTTACAGCAAGGCCGCTGAACCACATGCTGTTTCTTTGGCTTGGTCTGCTGACGGTCAAACTTTGTTTGCCGGTTACACCGACAACGTCATTAGAGTTTGGCAAGTTATGACTGCTAACTAA
- the SPC24 gene encoding kinetochore-associated Ndc80 complex subunit SPC24 (Component of the kinetochore-associated Ndc80 complex; involved in chromosome segregation, spindle checkpoint activity, and kinetochore clustering; evolutionarily conserved; other members include Ndc80p, Nuf2p, Spc24p, and Spc25p), translating to MSQKDNLLDNPVEFLKEVRESFDIQQDVDAMKRIRHDLDVIKEESEARISKEHSKVSESNKKLNAERINVAKLEGDLEYTNEESNEFGSKDELVKLLKDLDGLERNIVSLRSELDEKMKLYLKDSEIISTPNGSKIKAKVIEPELEEQSAVTPEANENILKLKLYRSLGVILDLENDQVLINRKNDGNIDILPLDNNLSDFYKTKYIWERLGK from the coding sequence ATGTCACAAAAGGATAACCTACTCGACAATCCGgttgaatttttaaaagagGTCAGAGAAAGTTTTGATATTCAGCAAGATGTTGATGCCATGAAAAGAATCCGACACGATCTTGATGTTATAAAAGAGGAAAGCGAAGCAAGAATTAGTAAAGAGCATTCAAAGGTTTCTGAGTCgaacaagaaattgaaTGCGGAAAGAATAAATGTTGCTAAATTGGAGGGAGACTTAGAATATACTAACGAAGAGAGCAATGAGTTTGGTAGTAAAGACGAACTAGTTAAACTTCTGAAAGATTTGGACGGATTGGAACGTAATATTGTGTCACTTCGAAGTGAATTGGACgaaaagatgaaattgtACCTCAAAGATAGTGAAATAATATCCACACCGAACGGTtccaaaataaaagcaaaagtAATTGAACCTGAGCTGGAAGAACAAAGTGCGGTCACCCCGGAAGCAAACgaaaatattctaaaaTTGAAGCTATACAGATCTTTAGGAGTTATTTTGGATTTAGAAAATGATCAAGTCCTTATtaacagaaaaaatgatgggaatattgatattttacCCTTGGACAATAACCTCAGCGATTTCTATAAGACCAAATACATCTGGGAAAGATTAGGAAAGTGA
- the SHH3 gene encoding protein SHH3 (Putative mitochondrial inner membrane hypothetical protein; although similar to paralogous Sdh3p, Shh3p is not a stoichiometric subunit of either succinate dehydrogenase or of the TIM22 translocase; SHH3 has a paralog, SDH3, that arose from the whole genome duplication): MKATIQRVTSVFGVPRASVFVPRISTPFILHNYISNGRMDLFSKEFHNGRVSKSDLWSSNKEEELLVSQRKKRPISPHLTVYEPEMSWYLSSLHRISGVLLALGFYAFTITLGVTTIMGMDTTFQDLNKWYHEKMPKWSQWVAKGSAAYLFAFHFGNGIRHLIWDMGYELTNRGVIKTGSIVLAGTLVLGTYLLAQ; encoded by the coding sequence ATGAAAGCAACCATTCAAAGAGTAACATCTGTATTTGGAGTTCCCCGAGCATCTGTATTCGTGCCAAGAATCAGCACACCATTTATTTTGCATAATTATATCTCTAATGGCAGAATGGAccttttttccaaagaatTCCACAATGGCCGCGTATCCAAATCTGATCTTTGGTCAAGCAACAAGGAAGAGGAGCTCTTAGTATctcaaaggaaaaaaagaccGATCTCTCCTCATTTAACTGTTTACGAACCTGAAATGAGCTGGTATCTTTCCTCTTTACATCGTATATCTGGCGTTTTACTGGCTCTTGGATTCTATGCTTTCACAATTACTTTGGGTGTGACGACAATAATGGGAATGGATACGACTTTTCAGGATCTAAACAAGTGGTATCACGAAAAGATGCCTAAGTGGTCCCAATGGGTGGCCAAAGGCTCTGCAGCATATCTGTTTGCATTCCATTTTGGTAACGGTATAAGGCATCTCATCTGGGATATGGGCTACGAATTGACCAACCGTGGGGTTATAAAAACCGGATCAATCGTTTTAGCCGGCACACTCGTCTTAGGAACGTATTTACTGGCTCAGTAA
- the ASI1 gene encoding putative ubiquitin-protein ligase ASI1 (Subunit of the inner nuclear membrane Asi ubiquitin ligase complex; the Asi complex targets both misfolded proteins of the inner nuclear membrane-associated degradation (INMAD) pathway and regulators of sterol biosynthesis for ubiquitin-mediated degradation; acts with Asi2p and Asi3p to ensure the fidelity of SPS-sensor signaling by targeting latent unprocessed forms of Stp1p and Stp2p, maintaining the repressed state of gene expression in the absence of inducing amino acids), translating into MNSSTSSENVFINSFSYLNQTSQAVISGNSTFANVINFPYRLGLSFIGAVNLQYEQTVKSEEIPPTLRSVFDTIGFFFSPYAIFCFVIAIVLNRFVVFYAVLNNGSRRTLPLWLSNVFHVSAVVVLAMVSLGPLTLGKDFKILGDPAFAQEKFLLNIFYAFAYSYCVETIFTIMRNSSPLEGTDYSLFELSIQFYTMTNNNTKFLDSPDYIIDCSMAILSRILIHLVEIFRLRNYRLLFSTIMNLCHICYLGIRVKQGGWKSLPFSVKFRHFPKLFSVSIICLSLLIFKLSCLIRWDPFGKSRNSCELLQFYPLSRNWKKYLNYTGEEDFSAMATKFALLLCSGTELMEKGIRREFPAINIPDNVNEKFFISGYLNELSKPYKENTSISFPKKNSSILKQRFFLMFPKSIIWIMKKLVGQVFFGFRDNKDEDIPDNDPSKMLKITKTNSLNNSAGHKEDIELELLNTSDDEYSEDYEPSEVESLGDSDEENLEEDSLIFNETRDALLDLFSSEDNEVHTDYNWIMSTSRILQQKLLSDKTLTRASILDTKLSEVDETFGTESDFDLSCAVCKVNERNTVLWPCRCFAICEDCRISLGLRGFSTCVCCRSKVHGYCKVHPVSDSK; encoded by the coding sequence ATGAACTCTTCCACTTCTTCAGAAAATGTGTTCATAAATTCATTTAGCTATTTGAATCAAACATCACAAGCCGTAATCTCAGGTAACTCCACTTTCGCAAATGTTATCAACTTTCCTTATAGACTTGGATTATCCTTTATTGGGGCTGTGAACTTGCAGTACGAGCAAACCGTTAAATCTGAAGAAATTCCCCCAACTCTAAGGTCTGTTTTTGATACAATAgggttttttttcagccCGTACGCCATATTTTGCTTTGTAATCGCCATTGTCCTGAACCGGTTCGTTGTATTTTACGCCGTCCTTAACAACGGTTCCAGACGTACTTTACCGTTATGGTTGAGTAATGTTTTCCATGTATCAGCAGTAGTTGTATTAGCAATGGTATCCTTAGGTCCGCTGACCTTGGGTaaggatttcaaaatattagGCGACCCTGCTTTTGcccaagaaaaatttttactgAATATATTCTACGCTTTCGCTTACTCTTATTGTGTCGAAACCATATTTACCATCATGCGGAATTCCAGCCCTTTGGAGGGCACTGACTATTCATTGTTTGAACTTTCGATTCAGTTTTATACAATGactaataataatactaaaTTTTTAGATTCTCCTGATTACATTATAGACTGTTCTATGGCTATTTTGAGCAGGATATTGATCCATTTGGTGGAGATTTTCAGGCTTAGAAATTATCGTCTACTTTTTAGTACTATTATGAACCTCTGTCATATTTGTTACTTAGGGATAAGAGTTAAGCAGGGCGGCTGGAAAAGCCTTCCATTTTCGGTGAAATTTAGGCACTTTCCAAAACTGTTTTCAGTGTCTATTATTTGCTTATCATTACTGATTTTTAAATTATCATGCTTAATTAGATGGGATCCATTTGGAAAATCACGTAATTCTTGCGAACTTTTACAGTTTTACCCTCTCAGTagaaattggaaaaaatacttAAATTACACGggagaagaagatttttcTGCTATGGCCACTAAATTCGCACTATTATTATGCTCAGGAACTGAACTAATGGAAAAGGGTATACGAAGAGAATTTCCTGCTATTAACATCCCGGATAATGTTAatgagaaattttttattagcGGTTATTTAAATGAACTTTCTAAACCGTATAAAGAGAACACTTCCATCAGCTtcccaaagaaaaattcatcaatattaaagcaaagattttttttaatgtttcCAAAATCTATAATATGGATCATGAAGAAGCTTGTAGGCCAAGTATTCTTTGGCTTCAGAGATAACAAGGACGAGGACATCCCCGACAACGACCCATCAAAAATGTTAAAGATAACTAAAACGAACTCTCTCAATAATAGTGCCGGCCAcaaagaagatattgaacTTGAACTATTGAACACATCAGATGATGAGTATTCTGAAGATTACGAGCCTTCTGAAGTTGAGTCACTGGGGGAttctgatgaagaaaacttgGAAGAAGATTCACTGATTTTCAACGAAACTCGGGATGCCCTACTggatttattttcttccgAAGATAATGAAGTTCATACTGATTATAATTGGATCATGTCAACTAGCCGTATCcttcaacaaaaattaCTGTCAGATAAAACTTTGACAAGGGCGTCTATCTTAGATACAAAGTTAAGTGAAGTAGATGAGACTTTTGGTACAGAAAGTGATTTTGATCTATCTTGCGCGGTATGCAAAGTCaatgaaagaaatacaGTATTATGGCCCTGCCGATGTTTTGCCATTTGCGAGGATTGCAGAATTTCTTTGGGTTTACGTGGGTTCAGCACTTGCGTATGTTGTAGGAGTAAAGTTCATGGGTACTGTAAGGTTCATCCTGTTTCAGATAGTAAATAA